In a genomic window of Ptiloglossa arizonensis isolate GNS036 chromosome 12, iyPtiAriz1_principal, whole genome shotgun sequence:
- the Ack-like gene encoding activated Cdc42 kinase-like isoform X5, whose product MVPELEKLRVAAYLFCHTKTRLHDSMLVRFLTNNVHSSNDRVHTQGGMSRNTGPGLYEFLMEAELQQYYPGIRGDLKIQTTAQLKYVTEEDLNAIGMSKPEMRRLKKYFQKHFPQNYLSKFKKMLLPKREEQISSALTMLPEERQDRPPIRVPNKHMIPADAIIVNKELGTGEFGVVQQGVWTNDGERIQVAIKCLSRERMQNNPIEFLKEAAIMHAIDHEHIVRLYGVVLDTNSLMLVTELAPLRSLLECLKEPSLRPSFPVLSLCDFAVQIADGMQYLEAKRLIHRDLAARNILVFSKNKVKISDFGLSRALGVGKDYYQTNFNVNLKLPIAWCAPECISYLKFTSASDVWAYGVTLWEMFSYGFQPWAALTGHQILEAIDEPNFQRLEQPECCPKDYFSLMQQCWQHEPAKRPKFSELINLLPDLKPEQVQAVQDSTETGQLVYRQGDVITVLDKGSTNTLWKGVLNNGKTGIFNPAHTIAYLGSNLPSNKPGEFTRGDGKNAFSSQRRKIRTDMISSPQGDLKHTGHVGLDGAYFGDIGFLGGKNPHLPRQVVTPYKPQEDVTDNSSQVVNQDARNPETNRELLRDNRTMQQDTQNKHESLWSDTSSEICHVGAVANSSIQSVSTNMANSMDTLGADHEYHEISDEENQDSPLRFDKTLNFDFGPSLLAEMDQMFRSLGSSPPPPPPVHPISTEHESSNVRNELREIQAKQCNKKKQATVSPINVKPISAADQKTLYSAIAMAQELTARSMTDLEHPPESPRTPASPSRRRKFSFKLPHQHSPKPDRRHFSEEAASIPDIQATLSDEAKEVYNSLVETPSIDTAPDTNPLRMLRSGVPIVRPRIRGNKHATLGHTGFHQEDLSSDTFHFDAYHSGSKTLPKIRAPPPPHAPPPLPHTRHLERHHSALEIENNQNQSNVDENPIPLPPRDRSKTLQPKSSLPRHQRKHPLIIPGCGVTRTLAKMAVTTPPIEDQVDSSLQGAGSSVASTSLQEGYSLETSVNSPEEFEQRIDSELAALDSLPADETRLHRFSVISEDLLEFSDNLIDCDAPEYHQNAQESSDAHSTNSSTERLQRKISVESKCSLRSSTSKCVEENETGETSRDSTPTGSSTRSEDSVASSKLQATRTPLIQRPTNYAMQYDYGEYSSENGSQGRCNASKQQPETVQSKEQSSTIDTNDSFHSAGLTKPYNRLSNEKLPGRTNDLSRQSDHVSCEDLLEFACDGPNARRTRGPRNGEQSDEVRIMMKVLHEQSTPESCIAALNVTDWDVLAAIKLERLQGLLKKENNYVDLEDCKVMLNQCGGDVVKAAALLRNTDDTTAV is encoded by the exons ATGGTGCCGGAGCTGG AGAAGCTTCGAGTCGCGGCATATCTTTTCTGTCACACAAAAACTCGTCTCCATGATTCGATGCTCGTGCGATTCTTGACAAATAATGTGCATTCGAGCAACGACCGTGTTC ACACACAAGGAGGAATGTCCCGCAACACTGGACCTGGTTTGTACGAGTTCCTTATGGAAGCAGAGTTACAGCAATATTATCCTGGAATTCGAG ggGACTTGAAGATACAGACGACTGCTCAATTAAAATATGTAACGGAGGAAGACTTGAATGCAATTGGAATGAGTAAGCCAGAAATGCGTCGTTTGAAGAAATACTTCCAGAAACATTTCCCACAAAATTATCtttcaaaattcaaaaagaTGCTATTACCAAAACGTGAAGAACAAATTTCAAGTGCTTTGACTATGTTACCAGAAGAAAGGCAAGATAGACCACCAATTCGTGTTCCTAATAAACACATGATACCAGCTGATGCAATCATTGTGAACAAAGAATTGGGAACAGGAGAGTTTGGAGTTGTCCAGCAAGGTGTATGGACAAATGATGGAGAAAGAATACAAGTAGCTATCAAATGTTTGTCACGAGAAAGAATGCAAAACAATcccattgaatttttaaaagagGCAGCTATAATGCATGCAATAGATCATGAACATATTGTAAGATTATACGGTGTTGTTTTGGATACAAATTCTCTGATGCTTGTGACAGAATtagcacccttaagatcattaTTAGAGTGCCTCAAGGAACCTAGTTTACGTCCCAGTTTTCCAGTTCTCTCCCTATGCGATTTTGCAGTGCAAATTGCAGATGGTATGCAATATTTAGAAGCGAAAAGATTAATACATCGTGATCTTGCCGCTAGAAATATTTTGGTTTTTTCCAAGAATAAAGTGAAAATATCTGATTTTGGATTATCCCGGGCTTTAGGGGTTGGAAAAGACTATTATCAAACAAATTTCAATGTAAATTTAAAGTTACCAATAGCATGGTGTGCCCCAGAATGCATATCTTACTTAAAATTTACTTCAGCCAGCGATGTATGGGCCTATGGAGTTACTCTATGGGAAATGTTCAgttatggttttcaaccatgGGCAGCATTAACAGGTCATCAAATCTTAGAAGCGATAGATGAACCAAATTTTCAGAGATTAGAACAACCGGAATGTTGTCCGAAGGATTACTTTTCACTCATGCAACAGTGCTGGCAACATGAACCAGCCAAAAGACCTAAATTTTCAGAATTAATTAATCTTTTACCTGATTTGAAACCAGAACAAGTTCAAGCTGTCCAAGACAGTACAGAAACAGGTCAACTTGTTTATAGGCAAGGAGATGTTATTACTGTTTTGGACAAAGGAAGTACTAATACTTTGTGGAAAGGTGTTTTGAATAATGGAAAAACTGGTATTTTCAATCCTGCTCACACGATAGCTTATCTTGGATCTAATTTACCAAGCAATAAGCCCGGAGAATTCACACGAGGAGATGGTAAAAATGCCTTTTCTTCCCAACGACGAAAAATTCGGACGGATATGATTTCTTCTCCGCAAGGTGATTTGAAGCACACTGGTCATGTTGGATTAGATGGAGCTTATTTTGGTGATATTGGCTTCCTTGGGGGAAAGAATCCACATTTGCCGCGGCAAGTTGTAACTCCGTACAAACCGCAAGAGGATGTAACAGATAATTCTAGTCAAGTTGTAAATCAAGATGCAAGAAATCCAGAGACAAACAGAGAATTATTAAGGGACAATAGAACTATGCAGCAAGATACTCAAAACAAGCATG AAAGTTTGTGGTCAGACACCAGTTCCGAAATATGCCATGTGGGGGCAGTGGCTAATTCAAGTATACAGTCTGTTTCTACAAATATGGCTAATAGTATGGATACTCTTGGAGCAGATCACGAATACCATGAAATTAGCGACGAAGAAAATCAAGATAGTCCGTTACGTTTTGACAAAACATTAAACTTTGACTTTGGCCCAAGTTTATTGGCTGAAATGGATCAAATGTTTAGATCTTTAG GATCGTCCCCTCCTCCACCACCCCCTGTTCATCCTATATCTACTGAACATGAATCAAGTAATGTTAGAAATGAATTAAGAGAGATACAAGCGAAACAGTGCAACAAGAAGAAACAAGCCACCGTGAGTCCAATAAAT GTGAAGCCTATCTCAGCTGCCGATCAGAAAACACTCTACTCAGCCATTGCTATGGCACAGGAATTGACAGCACGTTCCATGACAGATCTTGAACATCCACCGGAGTCTCCCCGAACACCTGCCAGTCCTTCAAGACGCAGAAAGTTCTCTTTTAAGTTGCCACATCAACACAGTCCCAAACCAGACAGACGACACTTTTCAGAAGAAGCTGCCAGTATACCTGACATACAG GCTACGTTGTCGGACGAGGCCAAGGAAGTGTACAACAGTCTAGTGGAAACGCCGAGCATAGACACTGCTCCGGACACAAATCCGTTGCGCATGCTGCGCTCAGGTGTGCCCATAGTCAGGCCGAGAATCCGTGGAAACAAGCACGCCACGTTGGGCCATACCGGGTTCCATCAAGAGGACCTATCCAGCGACACGTTCCACTTTGACGCCTATCACAGCGGTTCGAAAACGTTGCCCAAGATCAgagcaccgccgccgccgcacgCGCCGCCTCCTCTACCGCACACACGTCATCTGGAGAGGCATCATTCAGCCCTGGAGATCGAGAACAATCAGAATCAAAGCAACGTGGACGAGAATCCGATACCATTGCCGCCCAGGGACAGGTCCAAGACTCTACAACCGAAGTCGAGTCTACCCAGGCATCAGAGGAAGCATCCTCTGATCATACCAGGTTGCGGGGTGACCAGGACTCTGGCGAAGATGGCGGTGACCACACCGCCCATTGAGGATCAGGTCGATAGTAGTCTTCAAGGTGCCGGTTCATCGGTGGCCAGTACCTCGTTGCAGGAGGGTTACTCGTTGGAGACTTCGGTTAACAG CCCGGAGGAATTCGAACAACGCATAGACTCCGAACTGGCGGCGTTGGATTCTCTACCCGCCGACGAAACCAGACTCCACCGTTTCAGCGTGATCTCGGAAGATCTGCTCGAGTTTTCCGATAATCTGATCGATTGCGACGCACCTGAGTATCATCAGAACGCCCAGGAGAGCAGCGACGCGCACTCGACCAATTCATCGACGGAGCGTCTTCAGAGAAAGATCAGCGTCGAGTCGAAATGCTCTCTGAGAAGCTCGACCTCGAAATGTGTAGAGGAGAACGAGACCGGCGAGACGAGCAGGGATTCAACACCAACGGGATCGAGCACCAGGTCCGAGGATTCGGTTGCCTCCAGTAAACTTCAAGCCACGAGGACACCGTTGATACAGAGGCCGACGAATTACGCGATGCAGTACGATTACGGGGAATACTCATCGGAGAACGGTTCCCAGGGCAGGTGCAACGCGAGCAAACAACAACCAGAAACCGTGCAATCGAAAGAGCAATCTTCCACCATAGACACCAACGATAGCTTCCACTCTGCCGGTTTGACGAAGCCGTACAACAGGTTGTCCAACGAGAAACTACCTGGAAGAACAAACGATCTGTCGCGACAGTCCGATCACGTCTCGTGCGAGGACTTGTTGGAGTTTGCTTGTGACGGGCCGAACGCGAGGAGGACCCGAGGCCCACGGAACGGCGAACAATCGGACGAGGTGAGGATCATGATGAAAGTGCTTCACGAACAATCGACGCCGGAGTCCTGCATCGCAGCGTTGAACGTCACCGACTGGGACGTACTGGCGGCGATCAAGCTGGAACGTCTTCAGGGCTTgttgaagaaggagaacaacTATGTCGACCTCGAGGACTGCAAAGTGATGTTGAATCAGTGCGGCGGCGACGTCGTCAAGGCGGCCGCGTTGCTGCGAAACACGGACGACACTACCGCGGTTTAG
- the Ack-like gene encoding activated Cdc42 kinase-like isoform X6, with protein MVPELEKLRVAAYLFCHTKTRLHDSMLVRFLTNNVHSSNDRVHTQGGMSRNTGPGLYEFLMEAELQQYYPGIRGDLKIQTTAQLKYVTEEDLNAIGMSKPEMRRLKKYFQKHFPQNYLSKFKKMLLPKREEQISSALTMLPEERQDRPPIRVPNKHMIPADAIIVNKELGTGEFGVVQQGVWTNDGERIQVAIKCLSRERMQNNPIEFLKEAAIMHAIDHEHIVRLYGVVLDTNSLMLVTELAPLRSLLECLKEPSLRPSFPVLSLCDFAVQIADGMQYLEAKRLIHRDLAARNILVFSKNKVKISDFGLSRALGVGKDYYQTNFNVNLKLPIAWCAPECISYLKFTSASDVWAYGVTLWEMFSYGFQPWAALTGHQILEAIDEPNFQRLEQPECCPKDYFSLMQQCWQHEPAKRPKFSELINLLPDLKPEQVQAVQDSTETGQLVYRQGDVITVLDKGSTNTLWKGVLNNGKTGIFNPAHTIAYLGSNLPSNKPGEFTRGDGKNAFSSQRRKIRTDMISSPQGDLKHTGHVGLDGAYFGDIGFLGGKNPHLPRQVVTPYKPQEDVTDNSSQVVNQDARNPETNRELLRDNRTMQQDTQNKHESLWSDTSSEICHVGAVANSSIQSVSTNMANSMDTLGADHEYHEISDEENQDSPLRFDKTLNFDFGPSLLAEMDQMFRSLGSSPPPPPPVHPISTEHESSNVRNELREIQAKQCNKKKQATVKPISAADQKTLYSAIAMAQELTARSMTDLEHPPESPRTPASPSRRRKFSFKLPHQHSPKPDRRHFSEEAASIPDIQATLSDEAKEVYNSLVETPSIDTAPDTNPLRMLRSGVPIVRPRIRGNKHATLGHTGFHQEDLSSDTFHFDAYHSGSKTLPKIRAPPPPHAPPPLPHTRHLERHHSALEIENNQNQSNVDENPIPLPPRDRSKTLQPKSSLPRHQRKHPLIIPGCGVTRTLAKMAVTTPPIEDQVDSSLQGAGSSVASTSLQEGYSLETSVNSPEEFEQRIDSELAALDSLPADETRLHRFSVISEDLLEFSDNLIDCDAPEYHQNAQESSDAHSTNSSTERLQRKISVESKCSLRSSTSKCVEENETGETSRDSTPTGSSTRSEDSVASSKLQATRTPLIQRPTNYAMQYDYGEYSSENGSQGRCNASKQQPETVQSKEQSSTIDTNDSFHSAGLTKPYNRLSNEKLPGRTNDLSRQSDHVSCEDLLEFACDGPNARRTRGPRNGEQSDEVRIMMKVLHEQSTPESCIAALNVTDWDVLAAIKLERLQGLLKKENNYVDLEDCKVMLNQCGGDVVKAAALLRNTDDTTAV; from the exons ATGGTGCCGGAGCTGG AGAAGCTTCGAGTCGCGGCATATCTTTTCTGTCACACAAAAACTCGTCTCCATGATTCGATGCTCGTGCGATTCTTGACAAATAATGTGCATTCGAGCAACGACCGTGTTC ACACACAAGGAGGAATGTCCCGCAACACTGGACCTGGTTTGTACGAGTTCCTTATGGAAGCAGAGTTACAGCAATATTATCCTGGAATTCGAG ggGACTTGAAGATACAGACGACTGCTCAATTAAAATATGTAACGGAGGAAGACTTGAATGCAATTGGAATGAGTAAGCCAGAAATGCGTCGTTTGAAGAAATACTTCCAGAAACATTTCCCACAAAATTATCtttcaaaattcaaaaagaTGCTATTACCAAAACGTGAAGAACAAATTTCAAGTGCTTTGACTATGTTACCAGAAGAAAGGCAAGATAGACCACCAATTCGTGTTCCTAATAAACACATGATACCAGCTGATGCAATCATTGTGAACAAAGAATTGGGAACAGGAGAGTTTGGAGTTGTCCAGCAAGGTGTATGGACAAATGATGGAGAAAGAATACAAGTAGCTATCAAATGTTTGTCACGAGAAAGAATGCAAAACAATcccattgaatttttaaaagagGCAGCTATAATGCATGCAATAGATCATGAACATATTGTAAGATTATACGGTGTTGTTTTGGATACAAATTCTCTGATGCTTGTGACAGAATtagcacccttaagatcattaTTAGAGTGCCTCAAGGAACCTAGTTTACGTCCCAGTTTTCCAGTTCTCTCCCTATGCGATTTTGCAGTGCAAATTGCAGATGGTATGCAATATTTAGAAGCGAAAAGATTAATACATCGTGATCTTGCCGCTAGAAATATTTTGGTTTTTTCCAAGAATAAAGTGAAAATATCTGATTTTGGATTATCCCGGGCTTTAGGGGTTGGAAAAGACTATTATCAAACAAATTTCAATGTAAATTTAAAGTTACCAATAGCATGGTGTGCCCCAGAATGCATATCTTACTTAAAATTTACTTCAGCCAGCGATGTATGGGCCTATGGAGTTACTCTATGGGAAATGTTCAgttatggttttcaaccatgGGCAGCATTAACAGGTCATCAAATCTTAGAAGCGATAGATGAACCAAATTTTCAGAGATTAGAACAACCGGAATGTTGTCCGAAGGATTACTTTTCACTCATGCAACAGTGCTGGCAACATGAACCAGCCAAAAGACCTAAATTTTCAGAATTAATTAATCTTTTACCTGATTTGAAACCAGAACAAGTTCAAGCTGTCCAAGACAGTACAGAAACAGGTCAACTTGTTTATAGGCAAGGAGATGTTATTACTGTTTTGGACAAAGGAAGTACTAATACTTTGTGGAAAGGTGTTTTGAATAATGGAAAAACTGGTATTTTCAATCCTGCTCACACGATAGCTTATCTTGGATCTAATTTACCAAGCAATAAGCCCGGAGAATTCACACGAGGAGATGGTAAAAATGCCTTTTCTTCCCAACGACGAAAAATTCGGACGGATATGATTTCTTCTCCGCAAGGTGATTTGAAGCACACTGGTCATGTTGGATTAGATGGAGCTTATTTTGGTGATATTGGCTTCCTTGGGGGAAAGAATCCACATTTGCCGCGGCAAGTTGTAACTCCGTACAAACCGCAAGAGGATGTAACAGATAATTCTAGTCAAGTTGTAAATCAAGATGCAAGAAATCCAGAGACAAACAGAGAATTATTAAGGGACAATAGAACTATGCAGCAAGATACTCAAAACAAGCATG AAAGTTTGTGGTCAGACACCAGTTCCGAAATATGCCATGTGGGGGCAGTGGCTAATTCAAGTATACAGTCTGTTTCTACAAATATGGCTAATAGTATGGATACTCTTGGAGCAGATCACGAATACCATGAAATTAGCGACGAAGAAAATCAAGATAGTCCGTTACGTTTTGACAAAACATTAAACTTTGACTTTGGCCCAAGTTTATTGGCTGAAATGGATCAAATGTTTAGATCTTTAG GATCGTCCCCTCCTCCACCACCCCCTGTTCATCCTATATCTACTGAACATGAATCAAGTAATGTTAGAAATGAATTAAGAGAGATACAAGCGAAACAGTGCAACAAGAAGAAACAAGCCACC GTGAAGCCTATCTCAGCTGCCGATCAGAAAACACTCTACTCAGCCATTGCTATGGCACAGGAATTGACAGCACGTTCCATGACAGATCTTGAACATCCACCGGAGTCTCCCCGAACACCTGCCAGTCCTTCAAGACGCAGAAAGTTCTCTTTTAAGTTGCCACATCAACACAGTCCCAAACCAGACAGACGACACTTTTCAGAAGAAGCTGCCAGTATACCTGACATACAG GCTACGTTGTCGGACGAGGCCAAGGAAGTGTACAACAGTCTAGTGGAAACGCCGAGCATAGACACTGCTCCGGACACAAATCCGTTGCGCATGCTGCGCTCAGGTGTGCCCATAGTCAGGCCGAGAATCCGTGGAAACAAGCACGCCACGTTGGGCCATACCGGGTTCCATCAAGAGGACCTATCCAGCGACACGTTCCACTTTGACGCCTATCACAGCGGTTCGAAAACGTTGCCCAAGATCAgagcaccgccgccgccgcacgCGCCGCCTCCTCTACCGCACACACGTCATCTGGAGAGGCATCATTCAGCCCTGGAGATCGAGAACAATCAGAATCAAAGCAACGTGGACGAGAATCCGATACCATTGCCGCCCAGGGACAGGTCCAAGACTCTACAACCGAAGTCGAGTCTACCCAGGCATCAGAGGAAGCATCCTCTGATCATACCAGGTTGCGGGGTGACCAGGACTCTGGCGAAGATGGCGGTGACCACACCGCCCATTGAGGATCAGGTCGATAGTAGTCTTCAAGGTGCCGGTTCATCGGTGGCCAGTACCTCGTTGCAGGAGGGTTACTCGTTGGAGACTTCGGTTAACAG CCCGGAGGAATTCGAACAACGCATAGACTCCGAACTGGCGGCGTTGGATTCTCTACCCGCCGACGAAACCAGACTCCACCGTTTCAGCGTGATCTCGGAAGATCTGCTCGAGTTTTCCGATAATCTGATCGATTGCGACGCACCTGAGTATCATCAGAACGCCCAGGAGAGCAGCGACGCGCACTCGACCAATTCATCGACGGAGCGTCTTCAGAGAAAGATCAGCGTCGAGTCGAAATGCTCTCTGAGAAGCTCGACCTCGAAATGTGTAGAGGAGAACGAGACCGGCGAGACGAGCAGGGATTCAACACCAACGGGATCGAGCACCAGGTCCGAGGATTCGGTTGCCTCCAGTAAACTTCAAGCCACGAGGACACCGTTGATACAGAGGCCGACGAATTACGCGATGCAGTACGATTACGGGGAATACTCATCGGAGAACGGTTCCCAGGGCAGGTGCAACGCGAGCAAACAACAACCAGAAACCGTGCAATCGAAAGAGCAATCTTCCACCATAGACACCAACGATAGCTTCCACTCTGCCGGTTTGACGAAGCCGTACAACAGGTTGTCCAACGAGAAACTACCTGGAAGAACAAACGATCTGTCGCGACAGTCCGATCACGTCTCGTGCGAGGACTTGTTGGAGTTTGCTTGTGACGGGCCGAACGCGAGGAGGACCCGAGGCCCACGGAACGGCGAACAATCGGACGAGGTGAGGATCATGATGAAAGTGCTTCACGAACAATCGACGCCGGAGTCCTGCATCGCAGCGTTGAACGTCACCGACTGGGACGTACTGGCGGCGATCAAGCTGGAACGTCTTCAGGGCTTgttgaagaaggagaacaacTATGTCGACCTCGAGGACTGCAAAGTGATGTTGAATCAGTGCGGCGGCGACGTCGTCAAGGCGGCCGCGTTGCTGCGAAACACGGACGACACTACCGCGGTTTAG